The following are encoded together in the Buteo buteo chromosome 24, bButBut1.hap1.1, whole genome shotgun sequence genome:
- the LOC142044542 gene encoding protocadherin beta-4-like produces the protein MAIARQVLCLSAFLSLPHARAEPIRYSVAEEGESGSVVANVAEDAGLAPAQLSARRARLASEDGRQHFRLDRGTGRLVVAERLDREELCGQSATCTLPFELLLANPLQFFRVEVAVEDINDHSPVFPEERVTFKILERSDPGSRFPLEGAQDLDVGSNSIQAYSIAPQNEYFSVSFGSRSEGDKYVELVLEKALDREEEAEMGFSLVAVDGGSLPRSGTTQIHIVVLDVNDNAPIFTQERYVGQVLENAAEGSVVLRVVATDQDAGPNGEVSYQFSQAVGQSHSAFAIDPVTGEIRLTKPLDFEAAETHELSVRATDGGGLSAICKVLVEVVDVNDNAPEVVVSSFSSPLPENALPGTVVALFTVRDRDAGANGKISCALEDQLLFSLRPAYKNYYELVTVSTLDREETARYTLAVTAADAGSPPLTTTQTFTVDISDVNDNVPAFNQTSYTMYVRENNVPTVLAGAVSASDADEGPNAKVTYSLAPAHPAERPPCSCISVNSENGQVFVLRPLDYEQVRQIEVLVSASDAGTPPLSANVTVRLLVVDENDNAPLVLYPSQDSSPAPSELVPKSSEAGYLVTKVVAVDADSGQNSWLSYHLLRATDPGLFAVGAQSGEVRLRRPVTERDAVKQKLVVLVRDNGQPPLSATAALSALLLNDFSDVHLPHSSLATEDEGGSLTTYLIISLVFVSVLFLASMAAFIARKVCKSKELKGGHVLYGAGNLQSGLADAAAAGTLPHAYCYEISLTTGSGNSEFKFLKPILPSLPLQHSGMGRGTGDEQEFSCGPVTMQDVAPDNPGTLSAEQFNSLSFN, from the coding sequence ATGGCGATCGCAAGGCAAGTGCTttgtctctctgctttcctctccctgccgcACGCTCGCGCCGAGCCCATCCGCTACTCCGTAGCCGAGGAGGGGGAGAGCGGCTCCGTGGTAGCCAACGTGGCGGAGGACGCGGGGCTGGCCCCGGCGCAGCTCTCGGCTCGCCGCGCCCGCCTGGCCTCGGAGGACGGCCGGCAGCACTTTCGCTTAGACCGCGGCACCGGCCGCCTCGTAGTGGCGGAGAGGCTGGACCGGGAGGAGCTCTGCGGGCAGTCCGCTACGTGCACGCTCCCCTTCGAGCTGCTGCTGGCGAACCCCCTGCAGTTCTTTCGGGTCGAGGTGGCCGTGGAGGACATCAATGACCATTCGCCCGTTTTCCCGGAGGAACGAGTCACATTTAAGATCCTGGAAAGGAGCGACCCGGGCTCGCGTTTCCCGCTGGAGGGGGCTCAGGACCTGGATGTTGGCAGCAACAGCATCCAGGCTTACAGCATTGCACCCCAGAACGAATACTTCAGTGTCTCCTTCGGGAGTCGGAGTGAGGGTGACAAATATGTAGAATTGGTCTTGGAAAAGGCACTGgacagagaggaggaggcagagatggGTTTCAGCCTTGTTGCCGTGGACGGAGGCTCTCTGCCCAGGAGCGGGACCACCCAGATCCACATTGTCGTGCTAGATGTAAATGACAACGCTCCCATCTTCACGCAGGAGCGGTACGTTGGGCAGGTTTTGGAAAATGCGGCGGAGGGCTCTGTGGTTCTCAGGGTGGTGGCAACCGATCAGGATGCAGGACCTAATGGGGAGGTGTCCTATCAGTTCAGCCAAGCGGTGGGCCAGAGCCACTCAGCATTTGCAATCGACCCTGTGACCGGTGAAATTAGGCTCACGAAGCCTCTGGACTTTGAGGCAGCAGAGACTCACGAGCTCAGTGTGCGGGCCACGGATGGCGGGGGCCTCTCAGCAATCTGCAAGGTGTTGGTGGAGGTGGTGGATGTGAATGACAATGCGCCGGAGGTGGTGGtcagctccttcagcagccccctccccgaGAACGCATTACCCGGGACAGTGGTCGCCCTCTTTACTGTCAGGGACCGGGATGCTGGTGCCAACGGGAAGATCTCCTGTGCCCTGGAGGACCAGCTATTGTTCTCCCTGCGGCCGGCCTATAAGAATTACTATGAGCTGGTGACCGTGAGCACGCTGGACCGGGAGGAGACGGCACGTTACACCCTCGCTGTCACAGCGGCAGACGCAGGCTCACCTCCTCTCACAACCACCCAGACCTTCACGGTGGACATCTCCGATGTCAATGACAATGTGCCTGCCTTCAACCAGACATCGTACACCATGTACGTGCGTGAGAACAATGTCCCCACGGTGCTCGCTGGAGCCGTCAGCGCCTCGGATGCCGACGAGGGGCCCAATGCCAAGGTGACGTATTCCctggcaccagcccaccctgcagagcggcctccctgctcctgcatctCCGTGAACTCTGAGAACGGGCAGGTATTTGTGCTGCGGCCTCTGGACTACGAGCAGGTGAGGCAGATCGAGGTCTTGGTGAGCGCCTCCGATGCGGGGACACCTCCCCTTAGCGCCAACGTCACCGTCCGCCTTCTTGTGGTGGACGAGAACGACAATGCGCCACTGGTGCTGTACCCCTCGCAGGACAGCAGCCCCGCGCCCAGCGAGCTGGTGCCCAAGTCATCTGAAGCGGGGTACCTCGTCACCAAAGTGGTGGCTGTTGACGCCGACTCGGGGCAGAACTCGTGGCTCTCGTACCACCTGCTGAGGGCCACTGACCCTGGGCTGTTTGCAGTGGGTGCCCAAAGTGGGGAGGTGCGGCTGAGGAGGCCGGTGACAGAGAGGGATGCTGTGAAGCAGAAGCTTGTCGTCCTGGTGCGAGACAACGGGCAGCCACCGCTGTCAGCCACCGCTGCGCTGAGCGCGCTCCTGCTCAATGACTTCTCAGACGTGCACCTACCACACAGCAGCCTGGCCACGGAGGATGAGGGTGGCTCCCTGACAACCTATTTAATCATTTCATTGGTCTTCGTCTCAGTCCTCTTCCTCGCATCCATGGCAGCCTTCATCGCGCGCAAGGTGTGCAAGAGCAAGGAGCTGAAGGGGGGGCACGTGCTTTACGGCGCTGGCAACTTGCAGAGTGGCCTGGCTGACGCGGCCGCTGCGGGGACCCTGCCCCACGCCTATTGCTACGAGATCAGCCTCACGACGGGCTCGGGCAACAGTGAGTTCAAGTTCCTGAAGCCCATCCTGCCCAGCCTGCCACTGCAGCACAGTGGCATGGGCAGGGGCACCGGCGATGAACAAGAATTCTCCTGTGGCCCTGTCACCATGCAGGACGTGGCACCAGACAACCCAGGGACGCTCTCTGCAGAACAGTTCAATAGTCTTTCCTTCAACTAG